cagcaaatttaatgctgggggtaacacAGGGCTAATTTCCGTCCCTCCTGGAACCTCCTTtcatggactggcatcccatccaggagggagtagaaatactcctagttgcttcatactacagaaaccggagataagcgccagcctgATGGTCGTTCTAGGcttgtagcagactttacctacctacctaccaaCCTACCTgagcacaataattattattagctGGAATATAACCAACTGAGTTACTCCAGTACAAGAGAAAGTAACATAACATTACTTTACATCCTACCTTCCTCAGTAACTTGTTCTCCATTGGCATTAAAACACTTGTAGTTTAAATTCATAAAATGCTGGTATGAAACatttgaaaaacataaaaagaTCAATGGACATTAGGAAAGAAAGTTGAAGATTGCTAAAGATTCCATGTACTAATTGAAAGGAGGAAGCTTTATTTGCCATGCAAGTTTCTTGCCACAAATGGATTATTAAATGAAGGATAATCTTTGCAATAATGCCATGCAGACGTTTTTAATATGCCACATTTTAAATTGTCAATGATACGATTTTCTCGCTATTATCGACTTCTGTTAAAAGAGGGATTAGAATCACCCAACtggtggactaatgcaaatcctgcattttgattggctacgctactagatgactattagtaataagccttgagtagcgaaaagcgtgacgctttctttcgttttattcccaaataaatattaattttcttcaacttgtatttgctaactttgttattgccttttctgtctgactagttgggtgatactaaaacaatattagacccttcgccctcaagggccacgggtcaatagcccattcggcttcaccTCCTGGGCCCTTGCAggctacaggtctaattgttaagtacaCCAGCTAGAGGGAAAAATGCAACCAATGACTGGCACAAATGACCAGATTTAACGCTACATTatatttataaaaattattattataataattacaaaGTCAGAGAAATCCTGAAAATAAAATGACATCAGCAAACAACTTAGTTAACACATATTTCAAATAACGAGTCCCACTTGACTTCATGGGGTGCTTCGTCCATCTGCTTCCAAATTTccaatgaaaaatgagaaaCATTTTTACTAACTTCATTTTTGTATTGTGCTTTTGTTATTTCTGTGGGATTTTACCTTCAACACGAGCTATTAATGGCCTTTTGGCTACCGTCAGTCAATTTAAAAAGTAGAGTAAAGTTAGACCTTCTCACCATGTGAACCACTAGACAAAGTTAAGTatggttttgtttgtttaactTTCTTTTTGGCTTGGCTTTGGAGATTTGAGTGAGGGTCCAATCCAAACTACAATTTGGGGGTTTGCAGAATCATGACAAAAAAGCATAGTCAATTTGTTCTAGAATACTGATGGCTCTAATATTTATATTAATACTAttatattaataattaaatattgATGGCAACACTTTTGGTAACACTACCTTACTCTACTAGTAGGTGGAATTATTTTGGTTGATTTGTACCTCATGCTCTGCTTCAAATGGTGGTAATCTTGAAACTGCCATCCAGTAAAGTCTTTGATCTTCTGTTGGTTCACTTCCACAATTATTACTATCATTAGCATTCACACTGGAATTGAAACATAAAAATCAttattacaaataattatttcattatGAGTAGCTATCAGGTACATAAGatgttaaaataaaaatacattattattttgttggtGCCCTTTTCCTTAAATTAATGTTGCATCTCCTCCTTTTTGCTGCTgctattgtttgttttcattctcACCATCAAGCTTatcaaaaaaactaataaatttaTTGTCAGCCCTGTAAAGTTCATGTTCAAAGTGAAAATACATAATGTATGGCGTGCCTGTTGCAAAAAATTATGTATCTCATGCTCATAAAAAACATTCcaattcgctattttcacaaatcccacAATATAGTTCATTtttgatacagtcccaagagaaaatgactaGTATGTTTTTTAAGGTAAAGAAACCCCCAAAACATATTGCATTATTGGATTGGAAAAATAGTCTATAGATGATCACTTATAATACCTGCccattaataattaaattatcATATTTCAGCAAACTCTTAGATGTAGCACAGTTTTCCTGACGACTGAAAGCGTCTACAGGTGTATCGCTATCATATCCTTTTGGCAAGAAAAAGTTACAAACATGGTCAAAAACTTTCTTATGTGTGGGCACACGTCCACTTGGCATTCATTTTCAAAAGCTGCTTCTGCTATCTGGTAGTTTTGTCAAATTTGCAGAACAATAATTGGTTATGTTTGAAACAAAGAGTTTTTAATGGCTAGATGTACACTGTCCACGTAAGCTGAAAGAGCACTCCCTGCATGCTTCTTCCAGGTTcttaaattctaggttcttatatgtgggcgTTTACTATTACTTGTATTTTAACTTACGATATCTTATCTAAGTATTCATCAAAATTTTATGTCAGTACCAGAATGTGGACTGAATTTTCTCCCTTACCTTTTTACAGGGGTTGATTGTACATTTGAATTCTCACTTGGTGAAGGCAGTACACACAAGTTGTTTAACCTGTTATCTATGtaataagaaaattaattttaacacCCAAATAAATAGCTACAGAAACTCAGCTAGTAAcacattcttttaaaaataagaCAAGCTACATGTTGACAAGGTGTGCTCTGCCCTGCAAGTCTTATTATTTTATTAGAAAATCATGTCAAAATTTATGTTAAACtggtctttttatttttttaattttgattgatTTCCAGATATCCTATCCTAAGTTAAACAACAATATAAGAATACCTTGTATGCACAGATGGTTGTTGGCAGCAAATGTATTACAGAGTTATTCTGGGACTCCATTGCAAAAAAGGTTTTAGAtcttaaaaatacatgtaatattaatGTAGCATCAAACTGCCTCCTTAGTATTCACATATCATTTTTTCATCATCAAAACTTACAATATTTAATACTATAACATGATAGTAGTAACCTTGCATCTGGGCCACTATGAGTATTCATACACACATGTAGCATAAAAGACAGCATGAATTTGCAAAATAGTGCATAGCATGACTTGCAGAATGGCATAATTATGTGCAATTTTATTATATGCTGAATGCCTGAGAGAAATTAACTTTTCTGCACAATACCATTATAACTTTCCAATCCAATgtcataataaataattataggTTTACTACAGCTACAGTGTAATATTTACAGCGGTGACACTTGAGTTCCTAAACCTGAAAAATGTGTGATTTATAGCTGATTTGTTATCGCTAATTCATTCAGCATATATCATACATGTATTCTGCAAAATTGTGCAATTATGCACAAGACATGCCATTCTGCAAATTAAAGTCATGTCACCTTTTACCCTTTACGTATCTTCACGAAGGTACATTGGCAATTcctttcaataataatattagttaATACTCAACATATCCAAGTTCTTCATAAACGTACCTACAGTGACCCCATTTTTGTGACAAACTTTAAAACCCGGTGCAACTCCACCACAATGCTTTTCCCTGATAAGAAAAGCAAAGTAATGTTCATAAAagtaataatgattattattattattatcatcatcgctattcttgatatcagcaggcaagtcagaaatttaaagaaaacgaccaaacttttgaaattataagacatgtttcgacagagacttctgtcatcttcagttgattaatgtacaaagcattaagttgaatttatactatggaaaaagtgctaattatgtcagtaacaacggaatgtacataaaacgtgacaatgtgagaattaatgcgatttaattctcacattgtcacgttttatgtacatttcgttgttactggcataattagcactttttccgtacttatacatgtacatgtaaattcaacttaacgctatgtacattaatcaactgaagatgacagaagtctctgtcgaaacatgtcttatagtttcaaaagttttgttgttttctttaaatatcatcatcatcatcatcatcatcattattactattattattattattatcatcatcattattatttcaAATCTGAACATCATAGCATCATGTAACACCGTTGAGACAGTGATGTTCTCTCTCtaaccttaacccattgacacctgggaGTTAGACCTACCATATTATACTCTAActttctaacgccagatgattttacttgttaacAGTGGGTTTCCTACctggcgtttgaggtgtcaatgggttaacccattcacacctaaaACACCTAAAGCGCTTCCATTCagcgagtaaaatcatctggtgttagccAGAATAAAATCTATAACTCACTCTCACATGGGGAAGGGTTAATTACTCTCATTTTTGTGGTTAGAATGAGAAGGTGCACAAATGTccacaataaattattactttccCTGTTAATTAACATTACtgcacatacatgtaggttACGACTgcacttttgtttctttttatttgaCCACATTTTTTGCGGGTTCTTTTATAATTAATTTCCTCTTGAGTCGAAACACAACCTTTTGATGTTGGGGTTGACACAAAAATTCCCTTTATGAGAATATTAATTTTCATAAATTTACTCCCACTTTTCACAGCCCCTAAATCTACTATTTGATTGGCTACATAACTACATTGTAACAGGTAAAAGTTACCAACAACACCATGGCAGTAATTTTGGATTTCAGAAATTTTGTCcatatgaaaagaaaagcaaaatttaaagaaatttaaaaagtgCCAAAAGAGACTCACCAAATATATTCATGAAAGTAACATCCACTAGTTTCTTCGCGTGCTAGATCAAATGCATATGCAAAAATGTTAGCCCCATTTCCATCTTTATTGACATCAACTTTTGccttgaaataaaaacaaaaaaagtagcAATCACAAGATGGTAAATATGATTAACAACAAAGGTTACTCTACACCTACatgtaaaaccaaaatttagTGGTTAAGATCTTGGAAATAATCATTGTCATAGTATTAATATATTTAATACATAAGTGGTTGAATCATGGCCCATTATTGATCATAATGTCAGGCTCGTAGACAGGTTTTTTGCGGAAGGGTGCAATCCAAGGAGGAGATGGACCAAATGAGCGCCGAAATTTTGAAAATAGGGTTGCCAGAGACTGAATTTCGTACATTTTGAAGGCAGTATGACATGAAAACAGGCAGCCAAAAGCAAACTTAAAAACGTGGATATTACCTCAAACTTTTGAACTTTAAAATGAACAATGGACTTTTTTGGGTGCAGAGACTACTTTACGTAATGTATAGTTTTAGAGAATAATGTCAatatttaaaaagaacaaataTAGAAACAACGTGAATCAGAACAGAACTAtactatattttttttttatccatgCACTTTTTTTATAACattggttgacaaaaaaaaGGATCCCCGTCTCACTCCCCTTCCCTCCCCGCTTGAATATTATTACCATCTCAACTCTGCAGTCCAAATGTATGATATTTCATATGTATTCTCTTGAATTCACTTCATATAGGTCATAAAATGAACAGCACTTGTCTGACCAGTTTTCACGTGCAGCTTCAATGACAGCTCTGAGATGGTAACATACTATTATCCAATAATAAATTGCATTATGACTGTCACAGTAGATTACCATCTGCACAATCACTGCATGGTCTTAGGTTGAAATCCCATTCAATACTGGATTTTTCTTTTCAGGCTTCCATCGCAATTACATAAACTGTAAGTTGTTTAATTCACGGTCAGTGATGTTACCTCTGACAAAAACACTTTTCTTAAAGTACCACCTAGTGGGGTTGCCGGTGACCTTTATTGATTCATACCACCACTGCTTTCCTTGTGTAAACCATGCTGTTACATGTATAAGCTAAGGTTTATATTCAGTAAGCGGGATTGTGTAGGCTAGGTAACACACTCACAACTTAACACAGATACCAAATGGTCAATTTTAACAAAGaccagacttaactgattagagtgtaattaaatgtgaagtgctaagtttccacccaatatgaaccatgtgagcgttagccctactgatacacggccaacgtttgcaaaaacataatCCTTCCCTTAACAAAGACCAGTATGATATACAGTGAAGCAAATACACTTTCCATTTTACCTCAAATCGAAATTTCTTCACAAGATGAATGTCCTTTTCATCAAGCAACGAATACTTGTGCTGCAACAGTACAAgggatttttgaaaaaaaagcaaaacatttGAGTGCAATATTCCCAGACTGATCCAGAAAAAAACGGGCTCTAAAGAACTACAGTAATAAGTAaacattattttctttatttcgaaaaactaaacaaaaacaattaattaacCAAGTTTGGGAATGTTTACTGGGAATAACCTTTAAACATGATGAATATGAAGGATTTTCCCCTGCAGTGGTTGGGTATGTAGGGACAAAGTAATCACTGGTTTTTCTTGTGGAGACTCATGTAGGAGTTTGGGGGTTGGAGGTGTGGGGAGGGGAAATTTACATGCTTGATAGATTATTTTAACACATTGTTTTAAGGAGTCAGAATAATGTTCTTGAAGCATCTGCAGAATTCTGGACCAAATCTTGATGCCACAGGCAAATTAATCAAGTGAAAAggcaaaggcaaaaaaaaaattgttgaatttATCTTTTCAAGAATGAGGTTTATTCCCCCTTTTGGAAATCTGTCGCCCTGCGTTTAAAGTCACTGCAGAATACATAAGAAGGGTTTGGAACCTCCAAGATGGCAATATCATGTGAAATGCAAGGATGGCACTGTCGGTTAGTGtgtggccttggtgcaagaggtcctgagttcgattcccggatctcgcatccttgtttcgacttctttcctttccgtgtagctaagtagctttaaatacccgtaaaacggagcactgatggagaggggcgcaccgtcgacctcaggtttgtcagttgaattactgttacgagttattgacgttaaatatggttactttactttactttactttactttaccccCTCATCACACTCCCTACAATGTACAATTATATCTACTAGTTATGAAGCCCCTACCTAAGAAGCCTTGACCTACAACATCAAGTACCAATGATCAGACCTTTGATGTGGGTCCTAAACTATAACGTCAAGACCGTCAAGATGCACATCATCCATCTGGTATAATTTGTAGAGCTTTGTTTCGGGACATTAAGATACAAGAACTAAAAATTTGATCTGATGTCTGTTTTTTATCTCCATATAGCAatcagtttatttttattgcctcAGTTCATAACACCAAAATTTCAAACCCTTGGCTACAATATGAACACCCCTCCAACATCAGACTGCAACAGATAACTTTTGTTATAATGTAATGCACACATCATTGAGTTCTGAttgctttaaccctttgatgcccaAACCGgcccaaaccggccagacttagtattttactctgtctaacgccagacgattttactggtcaagggggaacccccgggagtcaatgggttaatcactaaCTGAAAAACAATGTCTCCATTAATGTGTGACAGTACATCTTGTGTTATTACATTTTTGACCGTCTTCCTAGTGCACTGCTTGCACCTTTGCATTCCTGTAAGGATGAGGTTTACTCTGCAGAACATCTTCTTAATTACTTAACCCTTTCCTGCCCTAGAgtgagacttacagattttatcCTGCCTaccgccagacgattttactcatcgaTCGGGACTGcattaggggtgaatgggttaactgTAAATTTTCCTTCACCTACATTGTActtaaaattaacatttttgtaagtgagaaaaattacctACACCAAGCTGTTAACAGATTGATTTGATTAATATTTGCTAATTTAAACAACAGCTGTTTTTCCTTCTTGCCAGAGGTATCAGAGGCCACACGAGCTCATTGGAGCTGTCAATAGACTTGATACACACCCCAGACTCTTATTAAGATAAGATGAATATTACTGGAGTTACACTTGTGGTCATTTAGACATAGCACATGGCATGTCCTGTTCTGAACTGTAATTAAACTTCTTCCAAATTAACGAAATATTTAGCACTGTAGCAATAAACTACGTCATCAAATTCCATGATCTGTGAAATACACCACTTGCTGAAAACCTCTTTGATTCATTGATTCTTTTTCTAGAGATCCAAAACGGTTGGGCCCACGCTAAAAGCGCAAGTGATAATGACGAGAATTTCTGGTTCAAATGGTCAACCAAGAAACTCCACGCCTTTTGCAACACCATTCCAGTATCAGACTTCGTAAAATCAGTGCAAAGGAAATATCTCGGCCACCTAATTCACTGGCCAGCCAATCAAGCCCAAAAACAATTACTATTCATGCTAGATAAGTGTGGTTTCTACCAGAAAGTTCCACTAATTCACCA
The sequence above is a segment of the Montipora foliosa isolate CH-2021 chromosome 2, ASM3666993v2, whole genome shotgun sequence genome. Coding sequences within it:
- the LOC137993217 gene encoding zinc finger MYND domain-containing protein 19-like — translated: MQAAQKLGIVYIGKAGGKHKYSLLDEKDIHLVKKFRFEAKVDVNKDGNGANIFAYAFDLAREETSGCYFHEYIWEKHCGGVAPGFKVCHKNGVTVDNRLNNLCVLPSPSENSNVQSTPVKSVNANDSNNCGSEPTEDQRLYWMAVSRLPPFEAEHEHFMNLNYKCFNANGEQVTEEDDTLSFYECHYPPCCKIETELREFSICGQCQHVRYCGPLCQERDWPSHKKYCKEKAKQRVNYEVFPER